A genome region from Natronosalvus rutilus includes the following:
- a CDS encoding TIGR00296 family protein, whose translation MSQRQGADLSYEDGARAVELARESVESYVRHGQREHPGSMRETFYERTGAFVRLESTRGRGSLRGCAGGYRSGEQLGHVIVDAAIEAASDDSCGSEVTPSELSNLTVSVCTVRNILLTDDPLEDLELGTHGVAIDGGGNAGWLYPTIPVENGWSAREYLDRTCRKAGLPPTAWQDDDVVVTLFEGQVFRERSSDGSIEEL comes from the coding sequence ATGTCCCAGCGACAGGGCGCAGACCTCTCCTACGAGGACGGGGCGCGTGCAGTCGAACTCGCACGCGAATCCGTCGAATCCTACGTACGGCACGGCCAACGAGAACACCCGGGAAGCATGCGCGAGACCTTCTACGAGCGCACCGGCGCGTTCGTCCGGCTCGAATCAACCCGCGGTCGGGGCAGCCTCCGGGGCTGTGCCGGCGGCTATCGCTCGGGTGAACAGCTCGGTCACGTCATCGTCGACGCGGCGATCGAAGCCGCGAGCGACGACTCCTGTGGCTCGGAGGTGACGCCCTCGGAACTCTCGAACCTGACCGTCTCGGTCTGTACGGTTCGGAACATCCTGCTCACCGACGACCCGCTCGAGGACCTCGAACTCGGAACCCACGGCGTCGCCATCGACGGCGGCGGCAACGCGGGGTGGCTCTACCCGACGATTCCAGTTGAGAACGGCTGGAGCGCCCGCGAGTACCTCGACCGAACGTGCCGCAAGGCCGGACTCCCCCCGACGGCCTGGCAGGACGACGACGTCGTCGTCACCCTCTTCGAGGGACAGGTCTTCCGCGAGCGCTCGAGCGACGGGAGCATCGAAGAACTGTAA
- a CDS encoding carboxypeptidase M32: protein MATVDETAIDPSDAYDRLLERSEKLTNLRMASMALGWDQRVMMPEGGTPARAGQLSTLSSLGHELLTADEVATWLEALESDGVTRDTGNAESADGLTDEQAAVVRELRREHDRAVDVPADLIERLTAHQAETQQVWQEAKAADDFERFAPALEELIALHRERAAAIDPAENPYRVLYEDSLPYLPLETVERIFDELREHLVPLIDEIQDRGRELPTPFAGHTYDEETQMALSEAVLDVLGYDRTHGRLDTAPHPFMSGNQFDARITTRFREDDPLDALTATIHEFGHATYQLGLPKDQYGTPLGSSLSSGVHESQSRFWENHVGRTRAFWELILPTVKEHFPHLEDVTVDEAYAAVNRIYPDNLIRVEADELTYHLHVILRCEIDRAFVEGDLDIVDIPEVWNDKMDDYLGVRPKTDAEGCLQDTHWSYGFAGFQGYTIGSVLAAQLDAAMREDLEVDALVREGEFDPLREWMTEHVHRHGQRYPTEELIEVATGEPLTAEYFLEYVDEKFRALYGL from the coding sequence ATGGCAACTGTTGACGAGACTGCCATCGACCCGTCGGATGCCTACGATCGGCTTCTCGAGCGATCCGAGAAGCTGACGAACCTCCGGATGGCGTCGATGGCGCTGGGGTGGGATCAACGGGTGATGATGCCCGAAGGGGGAACGCCGGCGCGAGCGGGGCAACTGTCGACGCTCTCGTCGCTCGGACACGAACTCCTGACCGCCGACGAGGTGGCGACGTGGCTCGAGGCGCTCGAGTCCGATGGGGTGACGCGGGATACGGGTAACGCCGAATCTGCGGACGGCCTCACCGACGAGCAGGCGGCGGTCGTCCGCGAACTCCGCCGGGAACACGACCGGGCGGTCGACGTCCCAGCCGACCTGATCGAGCGGTTGACGGCCCACCAGGCCGAGACCCAGCAGGTCTGGCAGGAGGCGAAGGCGGCCGACGACTTCGAGCGATTCGCGCCGGCGCTCGAGGAACTGATCGCCCTCCATCGCGAGCGCGCGGCGGCGATCGACCCTGCAGAGAACCCCTACCGGGTGCTCTACGAGGATAGTTTGCCGTACCTGCCGCTCGAGACGGTCGAGCGCATCTTCGACGAGTTGCGCGAGCATCTCGTTCCACTGATCGACGAGATCCAGGACCGGGGCCGCGAGCTGCCGACGCCGTTCGCGGGCCACACCTACGACGAGGAGACCCAGATGGCGCTCTCGGAGGCCGTCCTGGACGTGCTCGGCTACGACCGCACGCACGGCCGTCTCGACACGGCCCCCCACCCGTTCATGTCGGGCAACCAGTTCGACGCTCGGATCACGACTCGCTTTCGGGAGGACGACCCGCTCGACGCGCTGACGGCGACGATCCACGAGTTCGGCCACGCGACGTACCAGCTCGGCCTCCCGAAGGATCAGTACGGAACTCCGCTCGGCTCCTCGCTCTCCTCGGGCGTCCACGAGTCCCAGTCTCGCTTCTGGGAGAACCACGTGGGCCGGACGAGGGCGTTCTGGGAGCTGATTCTCCCCACCGTCAAGGAGCACTTCCCGCACCTCGAGGACGTGACCGTCGACGAGGCCTACGCGGCGGTCAACCGGATCTACCCCGACAACCTGATCCGGGTCGAGGCGGACGAACTCACCTACCACCTGCACGTCATCCTCCGGTGTGAGATCGATCGGGCGTTCGTCGAGGGAGATCTCGACATCGTCGACATCCCAGAGGTCTGGAACGACAAGATGGATGACTACCTCGGGGTCCGACCGAAGACCGACGCCGAGGGCTGTCTCCAGGACACCCACTGGTCGTACGGCTTCGCCGGCTTCCAGGGGTACACCATCGGGAGCGTGCTCGCAGCCCAGCTCGACGCCGCGATGCGCGAGGACCTCGAGGTAGACGCGCTCGTCCGGGAGGGGGAGTTCGACCCGCTGCGCGAGTGGATGACCGAGCACGTCCACCGCCACGGCCAGCGGTATCCGACCGAGGAGTTGATCGAGGTGGCGACGGGCGAACCGCTCACCGCCGAGTACTTCCTCGAGTACGTCGACGAGAAGTTCCGGGCGCTGTACGGGCTCTAG